In Stenotrophomonas sp. ASS1, the following proteins share a genomic window:
- a CDS encoding TonB-dependent receptor: protein MTNVSAAMPRALMALSIAAALLASLPALAQNPGDARRSRAAGAAPEGPTATLDKVLVVGSNIRDAIGGGASPIIVIDKEAIDRTGVATVQQLFEKLPQNFGGGANGANVANLGVDRDTGNNFGQGTAINLRGLGTGTTLTLINGHRVTSSNRYQYVDVSLIPLSAVERVEILTDGASAIYGTDAVGGVVNIILRRDFTGYETAVRYGAVTTGGMEEYQASQSAGWSWDGGQVLASYEFLKQSNLPAVDKDFSKNVRVKPYDLYPGSKRHSLYVDGVQQLSDVLTLNVTGSFAKREMDTTISGTADETRLFPHTRQFDLFAGLTLDLPRQWQARLDSGFGRSDVSYQRTTITGSSASTAPPTNTNSESRYLDLVADGELFSLPAGGVRAAFGAGYRRDGYELIDHRGLEKPLDLQRTVRSAFAELNVPLLKDLPGVRSLSLTAAARYDDYSDFGSTLNPKFGLLWEAAQGLSFRTSYGRSYRAPVYQDMQLNNTVVVANVPNPSAANGNTILMMLSNGNRDLGPERAKTWTGGFSFAPPSLPGLKIDANYYHIEYADRIGSGFGGSFPSLFLQSTAPYADILTTNPTQQQIQQARQLGVSGLGLFVSRVGPYALPPGMDETNSQVILDNRFRNNAFTRQRGVDFSGSYGFDAGQTHIGLNLAGQYIIESKRRVTSTSPEVDAVNSVYYPVDLKMRGGIALSRQQAAAGIFVNYVDSYRDPANVARPHVSSWTTVDLNLAYHFGASADPQRGTSLAFNVQNLLDRDPPFIVNSINTGYDPTNATALGRFLSMSLTHRW, encoded by the coding sequence ATGACGAACGTATCCGCTGCCATGCCACGCGCGCTCATGGCCCTCAGTATTGCCGCTGCACTGCTGGCCAGCCTGCCCGCACTGGCCCAGAACCCCGGCGATGCCCGGCGTTCGCGGGCCGCAGGCGCAGCACCCGAGGGGCCGACCGCCACCCTGGACAAGGTGCTGGTGGTCGGCAGCAACATCCGCGATGCCATTGGCGGCGGCGCCTCGCCGATCATCGTGATCGACAAGGAGGCCATCGACCGCACCGGCGTGGCCACCGTGCAGCAGCTGTTCGAGAAACTGCCGCAGAACTTCGGCGGTGGCGCCAATGGTGCCAACGTCGCCAACCTTGGCGTCGACCGCGATACCGGCAACAACTTCGGCCAGGGCACCGCCATCAACCTGCGCGGCCTGGGAACCGGCACCACGTTGACCCTGATCAACGGCCATCGCGTGACCTCGTCGAACCGCTACCAGTACGTGGATGTCTCGCTGATACCGCTGAGTGCGGTGGAACGCGTTGAGATCCTCACCGATGGTGCCTCGGCCATCTATGGCACCGATGCGGTCGGCGGTGTGGTCAACATCATCCTGCGCCGCGACTTCACCGGGTATGAGACCGCTGTGCGTTACGGCGCCGTGACCACCGGCGGCATGGAGGAATACCAGGCCTCGCAGTCGGCAGGCTGGTCGTGGGATGGTGGCCAAGTGCTGGCCAGCTACGAGTTCCTGAAGCAGAGCAACCTGCCGGCGGTGGACAAGGATTTCTCGAAGAACGTGCGGGTCAAGCCGTACGACCTCTACCCCGGTTCGAAGCGCCACAGCCTCTACGTGGACGGCGTGCAGCAGCTCAGCGATGTGCTGACCCTGAACGTGACCGGCTCGTTCGCCAAGCGCGAGATGGACACCACCATTTCCGGCACGGCCGACGAAACCCGGTTGTTCCCGCATACGCGCCAGTTCGACCTGTTCGCCGGCCTGACACTGGACCTTCCGCGTCAGTGGCAGGCGCGCCTGGATTCGGGGTTCGGCAGGAGCGATGTGTCCTATCAGCGCACCACCATCACCGGCAGCTCGGCCAGTACCGCGCCGCCCACCAATACCAACTCCGAATCGCGTTACCTGGACCTGGTCGCCGACGGTGAGCTGTTCAGCCTGCCCGCCGGTGGGGTTCGCGCGGCATTCGGCGCGGGCTACCGCCGCGATGGCTATGAACTGATCGATCACCGCGGCCTGGAAAAGCCGCTCGACCTGCAGCGTACCGTGAGGTCCGCTTTTGCCGAGCTCAACGTTCCGCTGCTGAAGGATCTGCCGGGCGTGCGCAGCCTGTCCCTGACCGCCGCAGCGCGCTATGACGACTACAGCGATTTCGGATCCACGCTGAACCCCAAGTTCGGCCTGCTGTGGGAGGCGGCCCAGGGGCTTTCGTTCCGCACCAGCTACGGCCGCTCCTACCGGGCGCCGGTGTACCAGGACATGCAGTTGAACAACACCGTGGTGGTGGCGAACGTGCCCAACCCGAGTGCAGCCAATGGCAACACCATCCTGATGATGCTCTCCAATGGCAATCGCGATCTGGGCCCCGAACGGGCCAAGACCTGGACCGGCGGTTTCTCGTTCGCGCCGCCGTCGCTGCCGGGGCTCAAGATCGATGCGAACTACTACCACATCGAATACGCCGACCGTATCGGCAGCGGCTTCGGCGGCAGCTTCCCGTCGCTGTTCCTGCAGTCCACCGCACCTTACGCAGACATCCTGACCACCAATCCCACGCAGCAGCAGATCCAGCAGGCACGCCAGCTGGGCGTATCGGGGCTGGGCCTGTTCGTCTCGCGCGTGGGGCCGTATGCGTTGCCGCCAGGCATGGACGAAACCAACAGCCAGGTGATCCTCGACAACCGCTTCCGCAACAACGCCTTCACCCGGCAGCGTGGTGTCGACTTCAGTGGATCCTATGGCTTCGATGCCGGCCAGACCCACATCGGGCTGAACCTGGCCGGGCAGTACATCATCGAGTCGAAGCGGCGCGTGACCAGTACGTCGCCCGAGGTGGATGCGGTGAATTCGGTGTACTACCCGGTGGACCTCAAGATGCGCGGTGGCATCGCGCTGAGCCGGCAGCAGGCCGCGGCGGGGATCTTCGTGAACTACGTGGACAGTTATCGCGACCCCGCCAATGTCGCCCGGCCCCACGTCAGCTCCTGGACGACCGTAGATCTGAACCTCGCCTACCACTTCGGTGCATCGGCGGACCCGCAGCGTGGCACCTCGCTTGCGTTCAACGTGCAGAACCTGCTCGACCGGGATCCGCCGTTCATCGTCAACAGCATCAACACCGGCTACGACCCCACCAATGCGACAGCGCTGGGCCGCTTCCTGTCCATGTCGCTGACCCACCGCTGGTAA
- a CDS encoding DUF3526 domain-containing protein: protein MSRSVMAIQQAFAVAATQLTLMWRERRVLWLALALLLIAGASVLGGAARLTLQAQERQAMSEEEARLWDSQGTIDPHSAAHVGRAIAAPVRPLAALDPGLTDYLGTSVFIEGHAQNPARHRAVDGGTALSRFEGFSAAWALQVVAPLLIILAGFATLSGDVARETLRQELGTGASAGVLIGGRLIALAAASLLLVLAMLLISLPGLSIQYGDATDLAALLALAAAYLLYLAVFCALTVGVSALAGSARTSLVVLLGFWVVSTLLLPRVAPAVAESLYPTPSAPAFRTGVTEEAENGADGHDPADKRLDALRTALMARYRVDSVDDLPLNFRGVALEFAEANSTRVYNRHFDRLHASYQQQDATQRLFGLASPTLALQSWSRAFAGTDFPAHLAFLRGVEDYRYRLIQALNQEVKLHKAPQGGKHVADIAGITRSVHYRPPQQTLAGTAAAQRGNLVILLVWLMLGCVVVLISARKLGRSP from the coding sequence TTGTCCCGGTCCGTCATGGCCATCCAGCAGGCGTTTGCTGTTGCGGCAACCCAGCTCACGTTGATGTGGCGCGAGCGGCGCGTGCTGTGGCTCGCCCTTGCCCTGTTGCTGATTGCGGGAGCATCGGTGCTCGGTGGTGCTGCACGCCTGACCCTGCAGGCGCAGGAGCGCCAGGCAATGAGCGAGGAAGAGGCGCGGCTCTGGGACAGCCAGGGCACAATCGACCCGCATAGCGCCGCACATGTGGGGCGTGCCATTGCTGCCCCCGTGCGGCCACTGGCTGCACTGGACCCGGGGCTGACGGATTACCTGGGAACCTCGGTGTTCATCGAAGGCCACGCCCAGAACCCGGCCCGGCACCGTGCCGTGGATGGTGGCACCGCACTCAGCCGCTTCGAGGGTTTCTCTGCGGCGTGGGCGCTGCAGGTGGTGGCGCCGCTGCTGATCATCCTGGCCGGGTTCGCGACCCTGTCCGGCGACGTCGCCCGCGAGACGCTGCGCCAGGAGCTCGGCACCGGTGCCTCGGCCGGCGTGCTGATCGGCGGGCGCTTGATTGCCCTGGCGGCCGCGTCGCTGCTGCTGGTGCTGGCCATGCTGCTGATCAGTCTTCCGGGGCTGTCCATCCAGTACGGCGACGCCACGGATCTTGCCGCCCTGCTCGCACTGGCGGCCGCCTACCTGCTCTATCTGGCGGTGTTCTGTGCACTTACCGTGGGGGTGTCCGCACTTGCCGGCTCGGCACGGACGTCACTGGTCGTGCTGCTCGGCTTCTGGGTGGTGTCCACGCTGCTGCTGCCGAGGGTGGCGCCTGCGGTTGCCGAATCCCTGTACCCGACCCCTTCGGCACCGGCGTTCAGGACCGGCGTGACCGAAGAAGCGGAGAACGGCGCGGATGGCCATGACCCGGCCGACAAACGCCTTGATGCCCTGCGCACGGCGTTGATGGCGCGCTACCGGGTCGACAGCGTTGACGACCTGCCGCTGAACTTCCGCGGTGTGGCGCTGGAGTTTGCCGAGGCCAACTCGACGCGCGTCTACAACCGCCATTTCGATCGCCTGCATGCCAGCTACCAGCAGCAGGACGCCACCCAGCGCCTGTTTGGCCTTGCCTCGCCGACGCTGGCGCTCCAGTCCTGGTCGCGCGCCTTCGCCGGCACGGATTTCCCGGCGCATCTGGCGTTCCTGCGCGGCGTGGAGGACTACCGTTATCGGTTGATCCAGGCACTCAACCAGGAAGTGAAACTGCACAAGGCACCACAAGGCGGGAAGCATGTGGCCGACATCGCCGGCATCACCCGTTCAGTGCACTACCGGCCGCCGCAACAGACCCTGGCCGGTACCGCTGCCGCGCAGCGCGGAAATCTCGTCATTCTGCTGGTCTGGCTGATGCTGGGTTGCGTGGTGGTGCTCATCTCCGCTCGGAAGCTGGGGAGATCGCCATGA
- a CDS encoding ABC transporter permease subunit, whose product MNVVSIARYEIRRLLRDRALPVLLVLLLGLGAHAAWNGRAWVDQREAAIALIKQEEQQTKERSRAFVGKAPSVLPRAQPVLAPAAMAPLSIGQADAYPYTADVVALGDPTQLLKHVWADIGNPAARAAGRFDLAFVIVFLLPLVILVATHDLWSRERERGIAALVLSQPVPATRLLVVKVLARGLVVLLPALAILLAVTIGAGARSPAGLAMLALTVLLYGAFWLALALLIGCLARRTTEAAIAAGALWLLIVVMAPSLALATVNLIAPPPSQMQFATEVKAMQSDIATRQRREHATSAPVNSPPPVISDTVRQAYADRVAADRELERLIASHAQAEAAHRQVLDKVRLLLPAVATQDALDRIAGSDADRALDFQGQVHSFWQARRLLHKAYLDRDAPQTFEEYDTLPRFQFHETAGVAQRGVLADLAALIIATLLVLLAAGALRSRLATP is encoded by the coding sequence ATGAACGTTGTGTCGATTGCCCGCTATGAGATCCGCCGATTGCTGCGCGATCGAGCGCTGCCGGTGCTGCTTGTCCTGCTGCTCGGGCTGGGTGCCCACGCCGCGTGGAACGGCCGCGCATGGGTGGACCAGCGGGAGGCGGCCATCGCCCTGATCAAGCAGGAAGAACAACAGACGAAGGAACGCAGCCGGGCATTCGTCGGCAAGGCGCCCTCGGTGCTGCCCCGCGCCCAGCCGGTGCTTGCGCCTGCCGCCATGGCACCGCTGTCGATCGGCCAGGCAGACGCCTACCCCTACACCGCCGATGTGGTCGCGCTGGGCGATCCGACCCAGCTGCTCAAGCACGTCTGGGCCGACATCGGCAATCCAGCGGCACGGGCTGCGGGACGGTTCGACCTCGCCTTCGTCATCGTCTTCCTGCTGCCGCTGGTCATTCTCGTGGCCACCCACGATCTGTGGTCCCGTGAGCGCGAGCGCGGCATCGCGGCGCTGGTGCTGTCGCAGCCGGTGCCGGCAACGCGCCTGCTGGTGGTCAAGGTGCTGGCCCGTGGCCTGGTGGTGCTGCTACCCGCACTGGCCATCCTCCTGGCGGTAACGATCGGGGCCGGCGCGCGCAGTCCTGCGGGCCTGGCCATGCTGGCCCTGACCGTCCTCCTGTACGGCGCGTTCTGGCTGGCCCTTGCACTGCTGATCGGCTGCCTTGCCCGGCGCACCACCGAGGCGGCCATCGCCGCCGGCGCGCTGTGGCTGCTGATCGTGGTCATGGCGCCGTCGCTGGCGCTGGCCACGGTGAATCTGATCGCGCCGCCGCCGTCACAGATGCAGTTCGCCACCGAAGTAAAGGCGATGCAGTCCGACATCGCCACGCGCCAGCGGCGCGAGCATGCGACGTCGGCGCCAGTGAATTCGCCGCCCCCCGTCATCTCCGACACTGTGCGCCAGGCCTACGCCGATCGGGTTGCAGCTGACCGGGAACTGGAACGTCTGATCGCCTCGCATGCGCAGGCCGAGGCCGCACATCGCCAGGTTCTGGACAAGGTGCGGCTGCTGCTGCCGGCCGTCGCGACACAGGACGCGCTCGACCGCATCGCAGGCTCGGATGCCGACCGCGCGCTCGACTTCCAGGGGCAGGTCCACTCCTTCTGGCAGGCGCGGCGGCTGTTGCACAAGGCCTATCTGGATCGTGACGCGCCGCAGACCTTCGAAGAGTACGACACCCTGCCCCGCTTCCAGTTCCACGAAACAGCCGGCGTCGCCCAACGTGGTGTCCTGGCCGATCTCGCCGCACTGATCATTGCCACCCTGCTTGTCCTGCTTGCAGCCGGTGCATTGCGCAGCCGGCTGGCAACGCCCTGA
- a CDS encoding ATP-binding cassette domain-containing protein, with translation MLSAKSLVMEHGAHRALDDVSFEVKPGEIFCLLGANGAGKSTTIKLFLGFLKPTSGAAEVDGLSAHQQPQEVRRRLLYIPETVALYDELTGYENLDYFARLAGVEERSPARLKDALRSAGLATDAFGRRVGLYSKGMRQKVGIALAIVKEARALFLDEPTSGLDPTASAEFHELIVRERDRGTAILMATHDLFRAREVATTIGLMRAGRLRRTLDASTITANDLESLYLEEMSRSA, from the coding sequence ATGCTGTCTGCAAAAAGCCTGGTCATGGAACACGGTGCACATCGGGCGCTGGATGACGTCAGCTTCGAGGTAAAGCCCGGCGAGATCTTCTGCCTGCTGGGCGCCAACGGCGCCGGCAAGTCGACCACCATCAAGCTGTTCCTTGGCTTTCTGAAACCCACCTCCGGTGCGGCCGAAGTGGACGGTCTCAGTGCGCACCAGCAGCCGCAGGAGGTACGCCGGCGGCTGCTGTACATCCCCGAGACCGTGGCGCTGTACGACGAGCTGACCGGCTACGAGAATCTGGACTACTTCGCCCGCCTGGCCGGTGTCGAGGAGCGCTCGCCGGCGCGGCTGAAGGACGCGCTCAGATCGGCCGGGCTGGCGACCGACGCATTCGGGCGACGCGTGGGCCTTTATTCCAAGGGCATGCGGCAGAAGGTCGGCATCGCACTGGCCATCGTCAAGGAAGCCAGGGCTCTGTTTCTGGATGAACCCACCTCGGGCCTGGACCCTACGGCGTCAGCCGAATTCCATGAGTTGATCGTGCGGGAACGCGATCGCGGCACAGCGATCCTGATGGCCACCCACGATCTGTTCCGTGCCCGTGAGGTGGCGACCACGATCGGCCTGATGCGGGCCGGCCGCCTGCGCAGAACGCTGGATGCCAGCACGATCACCGCGAACGATCTTGAGAGCCTGTACCTGGAAGAAATGAGCCGCAGCGCCTAG
- a CDS encoding asparagine synthase-related protein, with amino-acid sequence MYRYLAVLWNTHSESATAQAERIVERIGARLPGIACVMNGNGAAIHAQSDNHGYFECRRANSLVVLGKLFHKDFGAGTVPGCANLDAETADDACSSQGRSIVERCWGRYVALGFQQETSSWFVLRDPTAEIPCYMTTVGQLTLVFSNMEDCLMLGLRDFSVDWSFLSYSLLYPFRDGLQTGFEEVTAVEAGEAVSIRDGEPVGRHCQWDVVRLARDAPIEDLQEAVSLARSTLLGCIGALASPHRRIQLQLSGGLDSSIILAGLLQAPSAPEVTCVHHYDEGIGADERLFARMAVQGASDSSGRRCEYIEYRRQPHCALEEIMTFPRTARPAHCSGYLLHRRDVAFDGDTVQFTGVGGDAVFLRFKGNAAAIDYAWRRGIDRDFFRVAFETAQSGDSLYGVLKDAMVHGLLKRPGSINGRWGKPCPWVRVDRAEQDGLQPAWLRHAQAQGHRVSPYKLAHIGRMVFPTSVLDPFEGAGHWHGVSPISAQPLVELFARIPLHLLIADAEDRTIARRAMKGLLPEVLLSRKVKSYLDDHSVAVTQGHQQFIRNLLVDGMLARRGYLDSALADAGIQQVGPDHSSQVLGIFGPQINIEAWLRRWSGQRGAQAAAVA; translated from the coding sequence ATGTACCGATACCTCGCCGTGCTCTGGAACACCCACTCGGAATCCGCGACAGCGCAGGCGGAACGGATCGTGGAAAGGATCGGCGCCAGGCTGCCCGGCATCGCCTGCGTGATGAACGGCAATGGCGCAGCGATCCATGCGCAGAGTGACAACCACGGCTATTTCGAATGCCGCCGTGCGAACTCCCTGGTAGTACTCGGCAAGCTGTTCCACAAGGATTTCGGCGCAGGCACCGTGCCTGGGTGCGCTAACCTGGATGCCGAAACAGCGGACGACGCCTGCAGCAGCCAGGGCCGCAGCATCGTCGAACGGTGCTGGGGCCGCTACGTGGCGCTGGGCTTCCAGCAGGAAACTTCGAGCTGGTTCGTCCTGCGCGATCCCACTGCGGAGATCCCGTGCTACATGACCACAGTGGGTCAGCTGACGCTGGTCTTCTCGAACATGGAAGACTGCCTGATGCTGGGCCTGCGCGATTTCAGCGTCGACTGGTCCTTCCTGTCGTACTCGCTGCTGTACCCGTTTCGTGATGGCCTGCAGACCGGCTTCGAGGAGGTCACGGCGGTCGAAGCGGGTGAAGCGGTTTCAATCCGCGATGGAGAGCCGGTGGGCCGGCACTGCCAGTGGGACGTGGTGCGGCTGGCCCGCGACGCGCCGATCGAGGATCTTCAGGAAGCCGTGTCGCTGGCGCGTTCCACGCTGCTGGGCTGCATCGGTGCACTGGCCAGCCCGCACCGGCGCATCCAGCTGCAGCTGTCAGGCGGGCTGGATTCCTCGATCATCCTGGCCGGCCTGTTGCAGGCGCCGTCGGCACCGGAGGTGACGTGTGTCCATCACTACGATGAGGGCATTGGCGCCGACGAACGGCTATTCGCGCGGATGGCAGTGCAAGGGGCCAGTGATTCCTCGGGCAGGCGTTGCGAATACATCGAGTACCGAAGGCAACCTCACTGCGCGCTGGAAGAGATCATGACCTTCCCGCGTACAGCCCGGCCGGCGCATTGTTCCGGCTATCTTCTCCACCGCCGTGACGTGGCCTTCGACGGTGACACCGTGCAGTTCACTGGCGTTGGCGGTGATGCGGTGTTCCTGCGTTTCAAGGGCAATGCCGCTGCGATCGACTACGCCTGGCGGCGCGGCATCGACCGGGATTTCTTCCGCGTCGCCTTCGAAACCGCGCAGTCCGGCGATTCACTGTACGGGGTGCTGAAGGATGCGATGGTCCATGGTCTGCTCAAGCGGCCAGGCAGCATCAATGGCCGTTGGGGCAAGCCCTGCCCATGGGTGCGGGTGGACCGCGCCGAACAGGATGGCCTGCAGCCGGCCTGGTTGCGGCATGCGCAGGCGCAGGGGCATCGCGTATCACCCTACAAGCTGGCCCATATCGGCCGCATGGTGTTTCCGACCAGCGTCCTTGATCCCTTCGAAGGTGCAGGCCACTGGCATGGCGTATCGCCGATCAGTGCGCAGCCGCTTGTCGAACTGTTCGCGCGCATTCCGCTGCACCTGCTCATCGCGGACGCGGAAGACCGCACCATCGCGCGGCGTGCAATGAAAGGCCTGTTGCCGGAGGTGCTGCTGTCGCGGAAGGTGAAATCCTATCTGGATGATCACTCCGTGGCGGTCACCCAGGGGCACCAGCAGTTCATCAGGAATCTTCTGGTCGATGGAATGCTGGCCAGGCGCGGCTATCTCGACAGCGCGCTGGCCGATGCCGGCATCCAGCAGGTCGGCCCGGACCACTCGTCGCAGGTGCTCGGCATCTTCGGCCCGCAGATCAACATCGAAGCGTGGCTGCGGCGCTGGTCCGGCCAACGTGGCGCGCAGGCGGCCGCCGTGGCCTAG
- a CDS encoding lasso peptide biosynthesis B2 protein yields the protein MEQAAAPYFLSKHAHVCVTGDAMVILDQATGKYLSLEKRGAAGLGKLVLDWPLQSDDASTPRLLQALIDRRLITADPQQGKSAASPAIALPRYWAREGAPRGRPPIMARDLRRFIASCAYAACSRTFLPFSSTVSAVRRRADRGHSRPVSAEELALRVRVFDWLRPLAFRKTDECFLYCLAMRGFLSNYGIVPAWVFAVRTQPFAAHCWLQYGDQVLTDIPFNLRRMVPILVL from the coding sequence ATGGAGCAGGCTGCCGCCCCGTATTTCCTGTCAAAGCACGCCCACGTCTGTGTCACCGGCGATGCGATGGTGATTCTGGACCAGGCCACGGGAAAGTATCTTTCCCTTGAAAAACGCGGCGCCGCAGGCCTTGGCAAGCTCGTTCTCGATTGGCCCCTGCAGTCCGATGACGCAAGCACGCCAAGGCTTCTGCAGGCCTTGATCGACCGCCGCCTGATCACCGCGGATCCGCAGCAGGGGAAATCCGCTGCCAGCCCTGCTATTGCGCTGCCTCGGTACTGGGCGCGCGAAGGCGCGCCGCGAGGCCGTCCGCCCATCATGGCGCGCGACCTGCGTCGATTCATCGCCTCGTGCGCCTATGCCGCCTGCAGCAGAACGTTCCTTCCTTTCAGTTCCACGGTGTCGGCCGTGCGCCGTCGGGCGGATCGCGGCCACAGCCGGCCGGTAAGCGCTGAAGAACTGGCCCTGCGGGTGCGGGTGTTCGACTGGCTTCGACCCCTGGCCTTCAGGAAAACCGATGAGTGCTTTCTCTACTGCCTGGCGATGCGCGGATTCCTGTCGAACTACGGCATCGTTCCGGCCTGGGTGTTCGCCGTCAGAACCCAGCCGTTCGCCGCGCATTGCTGGCTGCAGTATGGCGATCAGGTGCTGACCGACATTCCCTTCAACCTGCGCCGGATGGTTCCCATCCTGGTGCTGTAA
- a CDS encoding helix-turn-helix transcriptional regulator, whose product MTKAVAGRNDVGADYPDRVAQTVMVFELDPIPDAWEMDFHSHRKAQLLVATHGLITLESPAGLWVVPPQGAIWIPGGLTHRASSSGKPHGFVVFIDPEAVPGLPAHCFAMAITPFMHALLQRTARLPLQYEDGSAHARLMTVLLDELAAAPPEWLHLPMPSEPRLRTLANAMLAAPAERATLDLWAGRIGMSERNMSRLFCAETGLSVRRWRRQMHVMVALPMLARGRTVQSIADDLGYDSAGAFVTMFRKAVGAPPKRFLAERGAWLQAPDAGDQPRAWPACG is encoded by the coding sequence GTGACCAAGGCGGTTGCCGGGCGCAATGACGTGGGCGCCGATTACCCGGATCGGGTCGCGCAGACGGTCATGGTGTTCGAACTGGACCCGATCCCGGATGCGTGGGAAATGGACTTTCATTCGCATCGGAAAGCGCAGCTGCTGGTGGCCACGCATGGCCTGATCACGCTAGAGTCGCCAGCCGGCCTGTGGGTGGTGCCGCCGCAGGGGGCGATCTGGATTCCCGGCGGGTTGACCCACCGCGCCAGCAGCAGCGGAAAACCCCATGGGTTCGTCGTGTTCATTGATCCCGAGGCGGTTCCGGGATTGCCAGCCCACTGCTTCGCGATGGCGATCACCCCGTTCATGCATGCCCTGCTGCAACGCACCGCACGCCTGCCGCTGCAGTACGAGGACGGCAGCGCCCATGCCCGGCTGATGACCGTGCTGCTGGATGAGCTTGCTGCGGCGCCGCCGGAGTGGCTTCACCTGCCCATGCCTTCCGAGCCGCGACTGCGCACCCTGGCCAATGCCATGCTGGCTGCACCGGCCGAGCGCGCAACGCTCGACCTGTGGGCCGGCCGGATTGGAATGAGCGAGCGCAACATGTCCCGCCTGTTCTGCGCTGAAACCGGATTGAGCGTGAGGCGCTGGCGGCGGCAGATGCATGTGATGGTTGCCCTGCCGATGCTGGCAAGGGGCAGGACGGTGCAGTCCATTGCCGATGACCTTGGCTACGACAGCGCTGGCGCCTTCGTGACCATGTTCCGCAAGGCGGTCGGCGCCCCGCCCAAGCGCTTCCTCGCCGAACGCGGGGCCTGGCTGCAGGCGCCCGACGCAGGCGATCAACCGCGGGCGTGGCCCGCCTGCGGTTGA